The following DNA comes from Hemibagrus wyckioides isolate EC202008001 linkage group LG05, SWU_Hwy_1.0, whole genome shotgun sequence.
CTCGGCCGATCCGTCCATCGCTGACCAGCTGAGTCACAGCGACGTCCCCGTGTTCAGGGTGAGATGTTCACTATTACTAAAATCAAAagtgagcagaaatgggtttgatatcgaCATTCACTTTGAACATTTCTTTGGAAAAAATTAAcacatttctatgaatatattgccgaTAGTAGTCtagggaaaaaacagaaaacactacaaattcttacagtcctgagtgtctactttcatatgagcttcgtattaagcaccactgtggagtgagacatgacaaagacactctgGTTAAAAGAGATAAAGAATTATGTCATAATCATGTTTTTATCCATCtatagttgcatttaatgttgtggagtTTTCATGGAACGTGTTAGATCCTCTTATTGCTCATATCATAGCTgctataataatttttttcatctCTTTCTTGAGGCAAATGAGCCAAAAAGACATCAGGAAAAGTCTAAATTTACAGCTTCGAAACTGGAGAAACATTTCCTCAATGTAAACTCTTAGACTCTGACATGTTTTTGAGCAAGTACAAGTCTCTATATAAGCTGGTCTTTGTGATGAAGATGTCTGTAAATGTTAAAGTAGAGCTTCACCTCTGaatctggagactccttcctggAAACTTGCACTAAATAGATGAACTAAGGCTTTAggatttcttatatttttttcttatacaAAATTgcatcaacactttctgaccaatcagaatgcagacaAGAAATCTGTGAAATGAGAAGGAATGCTGGTAGTACCAGGGAAgttccctaacacacacacacacacacacagacacacacacacgtgatgaCAGAGTAAAAGGAAGtctagtttaaaaataaaaatcgcCTTGTTATGAGCATGCTAGCATGAAGAATTGgtacagtttattttttttattaaagcagcaAAAAATGCTAAAGGAACAACAAAGaaggtgatttaaaaaaaaaacaaacaaacaacaaccttacaaataaaaaacaagaaaacaatatAAACTAATTAACTAAATAATTACACATATCCAACTTCAAACTATAAAAGCTCTATAAGTTCTCTGTAAGCTCTATTGAGGCTCTATGAAAGCTCTAAAAAAGCACCATATAAAGGCTCTAAGAACGCTCTATATAAGCTTTGTAAGCTCTATAATGCTGTATGTAAGCTCTATAAAGGCTCAATAATGCTCTATTAAAGTCCTATATGCTCTACGATAGCTCTATATAAGCTTTGTAAGCTCGATTAAAGCTCTATAAAGGATCTATGAAAGCTCTCCAAACTCTATATAAGCTCTTTAAAAGCCCTATAAGCTCTATAAAGGCACTATGAAAGCTCAATATAAGCTTTGTAAGCTCTATAAAAGGTCTATAAGCTCTATATTTTAACTCTACAATGCTCTATAAAAGCTCTATAGGCTCTATGAAAGCTCAGTATAAGCTCTGTAAGCTCTATAAAAGCTCTATAGTGCTCTACAAAAGCTCTATATGCTCTATATTTTAACTATATGATGCTCTATACAAGCTGAATGATGCTCTATAAGCTCTATATAAGTTCTATAATGCTCTGTAAAAGCCCTTTAAAATCTCTATAAGCTTTATGAAAGCTCTAAAAGCTCTATAATGCTCTGTAAAAGCTCTATAAGTTGTCAAGGGAAGTTCTgtaacccacacaaacacacgtgaCAGAGTACGAGGATTAATCTGTGCTCCACGTCTACATTTCCAGGACCTGGCGCTGATCGTCCTCGGCATCGGAGCCGTGTTCTCGCTCATCTTCCACCTGGGTACACGAGAGCATACACAGCGtcaggaggacgaggaggaccAACCTCTGCTGTCTCACTCCAGCCTGAACGCAGCACCGCTGCTGCAGTGGAAACACTGGCTCCTCGAACCGTCCTTCTACCAGGTCAACTACAgcttactatcacacacacacattcttttttgtttttttgggaaaTAGAAACTTGCAGATAAAGTGTAAAGCTCTGGGATATTCCTGCAGGAGTGCCCACAGCAGCAGAAATTAAGTTCTAAATCGAACTGAGTGACCCGGTTATGTTTTTTTCATTCAGGTAGCTGCTCTCTACATGTGCACTCGCCTGATCGTCAACCTCTCTCAGACCTACATCTCCATGTACCTCATAAACTCTTTATTACTGCCAAAGGTAAAGCGATGCTGGAAATTTCAAACAATCTATCAATTTATACATTATTCtcaatgtacatttttttccacTATTTTCATAAATTCTGTATCTGTCTTTTGTTCCTGTTTTCCCAGAACTACATTGCCACCATTCCTCTGGTGCTGTACGTTAGCGGCTTCGTGTCCTCTCTGGCCATGAAGCCAATCAGTAAACGCCTTGGTGTTAGTGTGAGTCCCTTACATCTCCTTTCCATATTCTATAAGCATCATCGTTCTATAAGCACTACTAAGACTCTATAAGTTCTATAGAAGTTCTATAGGCTCTATAAAGGCTCTATAAGCTCAATAAAAGTTCTAAAAGCTATATAAGAGTTCCATAAGCTCTATAAAAGTTTTATCAAGGCTCTATAATATCTTGAAAAGCTCTATAAGCTAGAGAAAAAGCTCTATAAAGCGCTATAAGAAGCTCTATAAGCTCTATTAAAGCTATATAAGCactataaaacatatataaactCTATAAAGGCCCTATAAATATACTATAATCTCTATAAAATTCTATAAGCCAAATAAAAGCTCTATAAAAGCTAGATGAAAGCTCTATATACTCTATAAAAGTTCTATAAAAGCTCTATATAAGCTCTATAAGATCATGGAAATCCCTTAAAAAAGGACTCATTGTGAATAATCTCACTGTTTTCTCTCAGATGACGTATTTTGTGGGACTGGTGCCCATCGTGGCTTTTGGCATTTGGGTGCTGCTGGATTTGAAGAtgggtgtcagtgtgtatggAGCGGCTGTGCTGCTGGGAGCCGGCTCGGCCGTCATTCTGGTGATGTCCCTGTCCATGACCGCCAATCTCATCGGAGATCAGACGGTAACATGAATAACGCTGTTTATCTGCTGCTTTCCACAAAGTGTCCTAACTCCTAATATAACTCTGTAATGTAGCATTTGAGTCATTTATCTGTTGCAGCATTTCTTCATTTGTTACTAGGAGTGTTAGCTATAAGGAGAAATAATTTATAATGTCCCCACCTGTGTCATTATTGTTAATGATAACTGAATTCTAGGAAGTCTGATGGACATTAGCAAGTGTTCCATGACTGCTTATTGCAGCTTTAATTGTTTACTCTAAAATTTAAACTCTGCATGATGTAAATAAATGCTAAAGCAACATGACACTCCATTGTAAGagtcatactgtatatttacgATTAATCTGATTgtcgtttttgtttgttttttttgttctcttttttctGCTGACAGCAAAGTGGTGCGTTCGTGTACGGAGCCATGAGCTTCACAGACAAGGTGGCCAACGGCCTCGCTGTGATGATCATCCAGAGCCTGTACCCCTGTCTGTAAGTAgtgcgcagtgtgtgtgtgtgtattgaagaTTCCCTGAAGTCAGCAAATCATAAGATTACGTGAAAAAATATCATTCAGTGACTGAGTTCAGCTGTTGAACAATTGTTTAATGCCAGAATTGTTCACTGATCACTGCCATATGTTGTGGTTTGGGTATTAGACATTCTGAacatttttgtgtctgtgtgtgtgtgtgtgtgtgtatttgtgtgtgtgtgtgtgtgttcatgacgTCGTACCTGTCCCCTCGCTCAGTGTTGTATGCTTTCATTCACAGATCACTGGCTTGCTGCTCTGACTGCGTCTGGTTCTATCGCCGTATTATGGTCGCTGTAACCGGGGGCGTCGGCCTCGTCGCTGCGCTCTGCCTTCTTAGTCTGATCATTTCGCCAATCAAGATTCGCCGaagtgagtgaaaaaaaaaaaagtcaaaatgtttttgtatgattttgcaATTGTGTTACTCTTCGGTTTGTCTTTGGGTCTGATGTGATGTACGCTCTTGTCTGCTCTAGGTTGAGAATGCTTTACTCGGCGGCCGGACATCTTGGTGGACAGGTGAGATATAACTAATTATATGATATGATTTATATCAGATTTCCATGTAGTaatttagtggttaaggtgttggactaccgatcagaaggttgtgagtttgaatcccaggtccaccaagctgccactgctgggcccctgggcaaggtccttaaccctttTGCTCATTTGTATTAATTGAGATAAAACATAAGACACtttggataaaggtgtctgccaaatgcagtgTGCAAACCCTAACTCTGATTTTTAACTGATCGCTGCCCCAATTTACTGAGATCAGAACATGATGCAAAATGacgacacaaaaaaaaacaagctaatGGACATAAAAATGATCCTCAGAACCTCAGCCTCACTTGTTTATGCAAGCCtgatttccatccatccattttctatacccgctttattcatgatcagggtcacagggatgtgtgc
Coding sequences within:
- the mfsd12b gene encoding major facilitator superfamily domain-containing protein 12, translated to MAEGARTLTPFRRFTYSVGHVLNDLCASMWFTYLLLYYQSVLSFRDSDAGLLLLFGQIADGIATPLVGYESDRTRGIGSYGKRKSWHLIGTICVLLSFPFIFNPCMGCSGVFPQWVGLTYFTPFIIIFQFGWASSQISHLSLIPELVTCEHAKVELTAYRYAFTVLSNITVYAVAWLLFQFQHSADPSIADQLSHSDVPVFRDLALIVLGIGAVFSLIFHLGTREHTQRQEDEEDQPLLSHSSLNAAPLLQWKHWLLEPSFYQVAALYMCTRLIVNLSQTYISMYLINSLLLPKNYIATIPLVLYVSGFVSSLAMKPISKRLGVSMTYFVGLVPIVAFGIWVLLDLKMGVSVYGAAVLLGAGSAVILVMSLSMTANLIGDQTQSGAFVYGAMSFTDKVANGLAVMIIQSLYPCLSLACCSDCVWFYRRIMVAVTGGVGLVAALCLLSLIISPIKIRRS